The following are encoded in a window of Arcobacter sp. F2176 genomic DNA:
- a CDS encoding response regulator, giving the protein MSESLQESINKLKKLRFLFVEDEKDLLDIIAETLKKLEVNFLLAKNGQEGLEVLKEHSSEIDIVVTDISMPVMNGLEMIKEAKVLYPHLEIIIMTAHTEAKYKIEAESYGVKDYLLKPFDFIKFIELINQKKIN; this is encoded by the coding sequence ATGTCAGAAAGTTTACAAGAAAGTATTAATAAGCTAAAAAAACTAAGATTTCTTTTTGTAGAAGATGAAAAAGATTTGTTGGATATTATTGCTGAAACACTAAAAAAATTAGAAGTAAACTTTCTTCTAGCCAAAAATGGACAAGAAGGACTAGAGGTTTTAAAAGAACACTCTAGTGAAATAGATATAGTGGTAACTGACATAAGCATGCCAGTGATGAATGGTTTAGAGATGATTAAAGAAGCCAAAGTTTTATATCCCCACTTGGAAATTATTATTATGACAGCTCATACTGAAGCTAAATATAAAATAGAAGCTGAAAGTTATGGTGTAAAGGATTATTTACTTAAACCATTTGATTTTATAAAATTTATTGAGTTAATTAATCAAAAAAAGATAAATTAA